In Canis lupus baileyi chromosome X, mCanLup2.hap1, whole genome shotgun sequence, one DNA window encodes the following:
- the CLCN5 gene encoding H(+)/Cl(-) exchange transporter 5 isoform X2 — MAMWQERRREEPSHPITFSYALTGGAMDNRGFQQGSLNSFRSSSSDEDLMDIPGTAMDFSMRDDVPPLDGEIEEDKSYNGGGIGSSNRMMDFLEEPIPGVGTYDDFNTIDWVREKSRDRDRHREITNKSKESTWALIHSVSDAFSGWLLMLLIGLLSGSLAGLIDISAHWMTDLKEGICTEGFWFNHEHCCWNSEHVTFEDRDKCPEWNSWSQLIISTDEGAFAYIVNYFMYVLWALLFAFLAVSLVKVFAPYACGSGIPEIKTILSGFIIRGYLGKWTLIIKTITLVLAVSSGLSLGKEGPLVHVACCCGNILCHCFNKYRKNEAKRREVLSAAAAAGVSVAFGAPIGGVLFSLEEVSYYFPLKTLWRSFFAALVAAFTLRSINPFGNSRLVLFYVEFHTPWHLFELVPFILLGIFGGLWGALFIRTNIAWCRKRKTTQLGKYPVIEVLVVTAITAILAFPNEYTRMSTSELISELFNDCGLLDSSKLCDYENRFNTSKGGELPDRPAGVGVYSAMWQLALTLILKIVITIFTFGMKIPSGLFIPSMAVGAIAGRLLGVGMEQLAYYHHDWAIFNSWCSQGADCITPGLYAMVGAAACLGGVTRMTVSLVVIMFELTGGLEYIVPLMAAAMTSKWVADALGREGIYDAHIRLNGYPFLEAKEEFAHKTLAMDVMKPRRNDPLLTVLTQDSMTVEDVETVISETTYSGFPVVVSRESQRLVGFVLRRDLIISIENARKKQDGVVSTSIIYFTEHSPPMPPYTPPTLKLRNILDLSPFTVTDLTPMEIVVDIFRKLGLRQCLVTHNGRLLGIITKKDVLKHIAQMANQDPDSILFN; from the exons AGGACAAGTCATACAATGGTGGAGGAATAGGTTCTTCAAATAGGATGATGGACTTCTTGGAGGAGCCGATCCCTGGTGTGGGGACCTATGATGATTTCAATACAATTGACTGGGTGAGAGAGAAGTCTCGAGATCGGGATAGGCACCGAGAG ATTACCAATAAAAGCAAAGAGTCCACGTGGGCCTTAATTCACAGCGTGAGTGATGCTTTTTCTGGCTGGTTGTTGATGCTCCTCATCGGGCTCTTATCAG GTTCCTTAGCTGGCTTGATAGACATTTCTGCTCATTGGATGACAGATTTGAAAGAAGGCATATGCACAGAGGGATTCTGGTTTAACCATGAGCACTGTTGCTGGAACTCTGAGCACGTCACCTTCGAAGACAGAGACAAATGTCCTGAGTGGAATAGCTGGTCCCAGCTTATCATCAGCACGGATGAG GGAGCCTTTGCCTACATAGTCAATTACTTCATGTACGTCCTCTGGGCTCTCCTATTTGCCTTCCTCGCTGTGTCTCTTGTCAAAGTGTTTGCACCTTATGCCTGTGGCTCTGGAATTCCTGAG ATAAAAACGATCTTGAGCGGTTTTATTATTAGGGGCTATTTGGGTAAGTGGACCCTGATTATTAAAACCATCACACTGGTGCTGGCAGTGTCATCTGGCTTGAGCCTGGGCAAAGAGGGCCCCCTAGTGCACGTGGCTTGCTGCTGTGGGAACATTCTGTGCCACTGCTTCAACAAATACAGGAAGAACGAAGCCAAGCGCAGAGAG GTCTTGTCGGCTGCAGCAGCAGCTGGTGTATCTGTAGCCTTCGGGGCACCTATTGGTGGAGTGTTATTCAGCTTAGAAGAG GTCAGCTACTATTTTCCCCTCAAAACATTGTGGCGGTCGTTCTTTGCTGCCTTGGTGGCAGCATTTACTCTGCGTTCCATCAATCCATTTGGCAACAGCCGCCTGGTTCTGTTTTATGTGGAGTTTCACACCCCATGGCATCTCTTTGAGCTGGTGCCGTTCATTCTACTCGGCATATTTGGTGGTCTGTGGGGAGCTTTGTTTATCCGCACCAACATCGCATGGTGTCGGAAGCGTAAGACGACTCAATTGGGCAAGTATCCTGTCATAGAGGTACTCGTTGTGACAGCCATCACTGCCATCCTGGCTTTCCCCAATGAATACACCCGAATGAGCACAAGTGAGCTCATTTCTGAGCTGTTTAATGACTGTGGCCTTCTGGACTCCTCCAAGCTCTGTGATTATGAGAACCGTTTCAACACAAGCAAGGGAGGTGAACTGCCTGACAGACCGGCTGGTGTGGGAGTCTACAGTGCCATGTGGCAGCTGGCCTTGACGCTCATCCTGAAAATTGTCATCACTATATTCACCTTTGGTATGAAG ATCCCTTCCGGCCTGTTTATCCCCAGCATGGCTGTTGGTGCTATCGCAGGTCGACTTTTAGGAGTAGGAATGGAGCAGCTGGCTTATTACCACCATGACTGGGCCATCTTCAATAGCTGGTGTAGTCAGGGAGCAGATTGCATCACCCCTGGCCTTTATGCGATGGTTGGGGCTGCAGCCTGCTTAG GCGGGGTGACTCGGATGACTGTTTCTCTTGTTGTCATAATGTTTGAACTAACTGGTGGCTTGGAATACATTGTGCCTCTGATGGCTGCAGCCATGACGAGCAAGTGGGTGGCAGATGCCCTTGGGAGAGAGGGCATCTATGATGCCCACATTCGTCTTAACGGTTACCCCTTTCTTGAAGCCAAGGAAGAGTTTGCTCATAAGACCCTGGCAATGGATGTGATGAAGCCCCGGAGAAATGACCCTTTATTGACTGTCCTTACTCAGGACAGTATGACCGTGGAGGATGTAGAGACTGTCATCAGTGAAACCACTTACAGCGGCTTCCCAGTGGTGGTGTCCCGGGAGTCCCAAAGACTTGTGGGTTTTGTCCTCCGAAGAGACCTCATTATTTCAATTG aaaatgcTCGAAAAAAACAGGATGGGGTTGTGAGTACTTCCATCATTTATTTCACCGAGCATTCTCCTCCGATGCCACCATACACCCCACCCACTCTCAAGCTTCGGAACATCCTGGATCTCAGCCCCTTCACTGTGACTGACCTCACCCCCATGGAGATTGTAGTGGATATCTTCCGCAAGCTGGGACTGCGCCAGTGCCTGGTTACGCACAATGG GCGGTTGCTTGGAATCATTACCAAAAAGGATGTGTTAAAGCATATAGCACAGATGGCAAACCAAGATCCTGACTCCATTCTCTTCAATTAG